The nucleotide sequence AGTCGCAGTCAAGGGAACGCAGGTGGCGCAGGAGCTTAATCTTGCGCTGATAGGGCAGCGAAGCGATGCCGGGAACGTTACCGCCGGCAATGAGCTGCAGCCCGGGCAGGCCGGTATCCAGGACAACGTCGGCCAGCGAAGCGACCTTGTTCATGAGAAAGTCGTCGAGGGTGTGGGGCACGTCGCGGATGCCGAAGACAAAATGGAGATTGGAGGAACCAAGGTCGAGGTCCGTAGCCGCCACCCGCCGGCCCAGGCGGCAAAGGGCCAGGGCCAGATTGGCCGAAATGGTGGTCTTGCCCACGCCGCCCTTGGGGCCGACCACGGCGACAATCATGGGCTGGCGCGTCATTGGCCACCGTCCCCGGGCAACCCCAGAAAGGACCGGAGGTCTGCTTCCAGCTGCCTGGCGTCGGCCACGGCGGATGGGAGGGAGTCTGCGGCAGGGGCGTCCTTGGACGGAACCATCACCGGCGTCGGCGCCGCAGCCTTGGCGGCCGCTGGTTGAGCATTGGCCGCTGCCGTCGGCGCGGCCGGACGCGACAGGCGCAAAGGCGCTTGGGCCACCCGCTCGGCCAGTTCCTCGGGATCAAGCTGCCCCGGCAGCAGGACCACCTCGCCGGTGCCTTCTGGCAGCGGCAGGGTCGCCCCCCGTTCTCCCAGCACCAACGCGGCCACGCCGGCCCGGGCCAGAGCCGGACAACTCCGGGTGAAAAGCGACAGCTCTTCAGCCAGGGCGTCGACGGTGTCGAAAATGAGGATGTCGGGCGGTGAAGCGGCCACGGCAGCCATGGCGTCGCCGGCCCGCGCATGCAGCCCGGCCGTGAAGCCGTGTCGGCGCAGCTTGCGCACGGTCACGTTGCCGCGGATGGGATCGCAGGAAAAGATGACGACAGTCCGGCTCATACGCCTTGATCCGCCTGTCCCGACCGGAGACCTGGCCGGCTGGGCTGCATCGGTCGGCCCCCGCCCCGAACCGGGACACAGCCAGTCGGCGCTTCCCCTGCCGGGCCGGCAACGCCCGCCGCCGCCTGCCGGGAACGGCCGCTGGACACGGGTATGGCTAATCCGCCTCGGTCAGGGCCATGAGCAGGGCACCTTTGGCCGTGGCGTAGAGGGGATCTTCAGCCAATCGCACGCCCGAGATGGAGATCGGCAAATTGAAGCGCTCCAGGGCCTTGGCGAAGCGGTCATGGCAGCCCCGGGGCATGGCCGTGCCGCCGGAAAGGACGATGGGAACGGGCTTGGCGATTTTGGGCAGCTTGTCGGACGCGGTCAGAACGCGCTGCAGGGCACCGAGCAGCTTGTGGATCACTTCGTCGTAGTAGATGTGCAGGGCCGTATGGATCTGGCCCTTGGGATCGCGGGACAGGTCGAGTTCCTCTTCCTTGATGCCCTTGATCTTGGTGGCCGGCTCGCCCACGGAAATGCCGGCCATGGTGTCGATGTAGTCCCCGGCCATCTGGAGACTGAACGTCACCACGGGAAAGGACAGGTAGGACAGGCAGACGTTTATCATGCCGCCGCCCATGCTGACACCAAAGCCGGTGTAGTCATCCTCGCCCAGTTCCGACAGCACCGTGGCCATGCCCTCGTTGATGGAAACGGGGGAGTAGCCGAGGCTTTGCAAAAACATCTTGAGCACTTGTTCGTGGTACGTCACGGCACCGGGGGTCGGCGTCTCAACGGGTTCGCCGGGGATGCCAAAGCAGATGGTCTCGCCGAAGCGCTTGGGCTTTTGAATGAGCGTGGACACCAGCGCCTGGACCACCTTGACGCCTTCCTTTTCGGACGGACTCAAGAGGCCGGCCTGGATGGGCCGGCGGGTGCTGGTATTGAACATGTTGGCGAAGCTGTCGGCGGAATAGCCGATGATATAAAACAGATTGCCCAGCTCGAAAAAAATAATATCGTGGCTTTGCAGTATCTTGCGGGAAAACTTGGAAACCGGAACGGTAAAAAAAGCGTTGAGTTGATTGGCCATGTGCAGATGCCGCAGCCGATTTTGGGCCGAAACAATATGGCTAGTGCCGATGTCGAGTCCCACGGGACCGCTGGGGCGCTCCGCCCCATCCGGGCCGCCTTCGCTCTGATGGCCGATGGCCGGTTTCTGGGAGGCCGCCGCCGCCCGCTCCATGGACGCATCCTCCGGCAGGGAACCTCCCCAGGCCACATCGCCGTCCAGGGTGTTGCGAGCCGCATCCAAGCGTTCTTTTTGCTCGAATATGTTCGCCTTATCCTCTTGGGACATCCTCACCCCCCCTATTGGCCCGAAAAAATTCCAACTTCACAGACTTCACGCCCAAGAGCAGCTACTACCCTTGATGCCAAGCAATATCAAGCGACTTGTCCCAAACGCCCGTTTCAGGAAATCACCAACCCGTCCTTGCGCTTCAAGAGCGCCAGAGCTGTTTCTGCAAGTTGGCCAGGCCCGCTTGAAAACCATCCCTCTACGACGGCAAGCCCACTCGGTTGCCGTTTCCATCCAAAAGCAGGGACGGCCGCTATCCCGAGAGCAGCAAGCGAAAAGGACGAAAAATCAGCTTGCCATGTGAAACAGTTTGTCGAATTTCACCGTGCTGAGTATTTTTGCGACTTCAGGCGAGCACATGACAATAGTGATGTCGGCTGACGCTCCGCCGGCTCTTTCCCGCATCATGAGCAACATGCCCAGGGCGCTGCTGTCAAGATACTCCAGTCCTGACATATCGAGGACAATTTTGACACCCGGCTCAAGATTGTCCTTATAGCTTTTACCAAAGTCTTCATAGGTGTAAATGTCGAAGCGCCCGGAGAGGGCAATGGTCAAAACTTTCTGGCCGGCATCCGTTTCTTGAAAGCTGACTTTTACAGACATACACTTCCCTTTCGCACTGCGTGCCGCTCTATTGCAAGAAGCTGCCTCGTCTCTCTAACACAAAACCACAAATGCGATCGCACATCACAGTTCATTTATTCAAGGCAATAGTCAGTTCAAACCGACTTTGCGCTTCCTTGAGCACTTGGTACGCCTGGCGCAACATGCCGTCCTGTTTTTCTCCGTAAGGCACGATGCGTTGCTTGTCACTCTGTATCCGCTGTAAACCGTTCTTGAGATCACCCAGCTTGCCAAGGACCATGGCTCGCTCGTTGCCAAGCTCGACCAGTTCCGCATCCAGCAATTTCTTAAGCACTTTGCTGGCGCGCGTATCGGACGCCGCCTTTCGCAATCGCTTTGTAACATCGTTGATCTGTTCGATGCATGCGCTTTTTTGCGTCTCCAGAAGTCTGATTTCTTCGGTGAGATGGGCCTGTTTGTCCCACAGCGCGCGCATCCGCTCGCCTAAAGCGGCGATTTCCTGGTCAACGGACAGCCCGGCTGCGTCATATTCCGCAATTTCCTGGCGCAAAGCCTCAATACGCTCCTGGTAGAGCGACTCCAATGGGGCCATGTCAAGGGAAACCGTATCCCTTTCGCGCTGCATTCCGTCCATGCTCCCTCCCCTGCCGGTCCCCGCCCGCGGATCCTGTCCGGAATCGACCGGGAGTGTTTGCCCGGCAAAGCCGGCTCCTGATCCATACACAAACGTTATGCAAACATAAATACTTCTGGACGCAGCCTAGCGTGGCATTCACACCCAAACATACCTGCTTGGCGTGAATAAAAACAATAAATTCAAAACATTCATGTCTGAAAAAGCATAACGGCAATGGCCGAACAGCAACACTGTCTACCCGTCTGCGACGTCGCCCGGGCCCGGCCGGCTGCCTGGCTCCCGCGTATCCCGCAGCCGCTCCTGAAATTCCATCATGGATTGCTGCGCATCCTTAAGCGCCTTGGCTGCTTTGAATTTCTCTTCCAGGGCCAGCTGCAGATCGCACTCCAGATCCTTGACCCGGGCCTTGCCCTCGGCCGCGGCCTGCTCCAGCCCGGCCGCCCTTTCTTCAAGCACCTTGTTTTTCTCCAGAATCGTGCCAAGGCGCGTTTCCAGAAACTGGATCTCGTCGATAAGCTCCTTGCGCTCGCCTTCCAACTCCGCCACCCGGCCGCGCAACTCGGCAAGGACCGCGGCGCTTTGTTCCTGGCTGCGCTTCATGCCGCGCAGGCGAAGCTCCGCCTCGTTGCGTTCTTCAAGGAGCTGGTCGATGCCCATCTGCAGCTCCCGCCGCAACGGCATTTCATCCTCCAGGCGGGCCACCGCGGCCTGAAGCTTGTCCCGTTCGCCGCGCAGGGAGACGATGCGATCCTTGGCGTTGTCCAGGTCACGTTCCAGCAGGGAGTTGATGTCCAGGACGTGGGAAAGCTGCCCTTCCATGCTTTTGATGATACCAAGCATGTCCTCGACGGTTTTTCCAAGGTCGATCCCGGCCCCGCCGTTGAGGATCGCCGTCGTCTCCTTGCGGATCGTGTGCAGCATGGCGTCCATGGCCGAGCCCGGCCGGGGATTGTCAAGCACGTCCGGAGCGGCGTGCCGGCCGGCCAGACGCTTTGTCGCATCGAGCACGGCCGTGGCGCCTGCAGCGCATTTTCCCGGCATCCCCTTGTCGTCAGCTTTAAAAAGGGCCATGGCCCCTCCGTAATTCCTGCCTTTTCTGGTAGTAGGCAAGCTTGAATTCCAGCTCCGCGTTGCGGACATGGTCGGCGATGTGCTTAAATTCCCGGGCCGTGCCCGCAATCTTGTCGTCCAGGCGGTCCTTGTCCCGCACAGTGCCCGGCACCGTGGCCTTGACCGACGCCACATGGCTCTGAAGCGCTTCCAGCTCGCCGCGCAAAAACTCCACCTGGCGCACCGCTTTCTCGATCTCCTCCAACCGCGCACGCAACAGCCCCGCCGCCGCCACCAAAGCGCCTTCCTGCTCGGCCTTCTCGTCGTCCAGGTCGCCAAGCTCCCGGATCAAAAACCGTCTTGCTTCGAGCAGTTCCTGCACCGAAGCCTGCAGATGGGCCTCGATCCGGCAAAGTTCCTCCAGCCGGACGCGCTTGGCGGCAAGGCTTTCGGCCTTGCTGTTGCACGCCTCCCGCAGCGTCCGATAGACGTCCTTGAGTTCGGCCAGGGTGGCGTCCTGCCCCCCTGCGCCGTCCGCAGTCCCGTCCAGACCGTTGTCGTGCGGCGCCTGCGCCCCTGCTCCCGGACCGGCCGGGTCAACTTGCTTTTCCGCCGTCATACCAAACGCTCCGTCGGGTCGGCCACGGCCGCCCGGTTCCCTGGGAGCGAACTGCCCGCGCAAGGGCACCCCCTGGCCGCCGGCTGTCCGCGTCTCATCGTGCAATCACCCTAACTCCACTTGTAGCGCATGCCCAGCGACGGCTCCGCAGCGTCGGCGTCCTGTTCCGGCGCCTTCTCCTGGGCCATCTCCGGGCTGCCAAAGATCGTGGTGTCAAAGGGAGCCGGCTCGACTTCCTCGGCGGCGGCGGCAACGGTCGCGGCCGGTTCCTGTTCCGGTTGCGCCGCTGCCTCGGGCGCATCCGAAGACCCGGCGTCGGGCTGGACCGCGTCCCGGGCCATGGCGGCGTCCGGGCCGGAACGCTGGCGCTGCCACCAGTTGAGCGTTTCGTTGATGGCTGCTTCCAGGGTGGTGCCGGAGGCGGTCACGTCAAAGGCCAGATCCTCGCCGGAGATGCCGCGCACGGCCTCCAGGGCCTTTTCGCGAATCTCCAGGACGTTGTCGCCAAGGAGCTTGATCAGCGGCAGAACGGCGTTGGGGTCGTTGAGATTGGCCAGGGCCGAGACCGCGCCCTTGCGCACGCTGTCGTCCTCGTCGCGCAGGCACTGCACCAGGGCCGGTACGGCGTCGGGATAATCCTTCCAACCAAGGAAGGTGACGCCGGTGCGCCGCACTTCCGGATGTTCGTCGCGAAGGGCGGCGATCAGCATGGGGGCCGCCGTGTCCTCGTCGCCGAGCTTGTACAGGCCGCGCAGGCAGGCCATGCGCACCCGATAGGCGGGGTGGGCGGCGAACTCGGTGAAAAGGTCCAGGGCCCGGGCGTCGCCGAGGTTGATCAAGGCGTTGATGATCTCGGTGGTTAGTTCTGGATCGTCCAGCCGCGCCGCGGCCAGCAGTGCCACGACCGCTGCCGGCATGCCGGACTTGCCCAGTTCGGCCGCCGCCAGCATTCTGATTTCCAATTCCTCGTCCAGCAGATCCTCAGCGATCTTGCGGAAGGTCGCCTGCTGGGAGGGGCTGTCGAAGACGGCTTTTTTGGCCGTCCGGTCGATCACGGCCCGAAGGTCGGCCACGGTGGTTTTCTCGATGCGTCCGGCCCCGGCCTTAGCGGCCGCCGGCCGCTCGGCCTGGGGTCTGGCCTTGCGCGGCGACGTCGAAGCCTCGTTTTTCTGGCTCTTGAGGCGCTCAATTTCGGCCTCGTATTCCCGGATGTCCGCGATCAACTTCTGGATCGATTCCTTTTCCAGCGTGCTTTCCGGATCCTGGCCATGCACGCTTTGCTTGCCGATGGCTACGTAACGCAGCTTGATCTGCTTTTCGTACTCGCGGATCTGTTTGTCATACTCCCGGGCCTTGCCCCTGGAAAAAAGCCCCGCCCCCGAAGCCGCGGCCTTGCGGCCAAGCCCGGGCAGCTCGCCGAGCTTGCCGGCCACCGAACAGACGCCCTCCACCGCCCCGGAAGTCTTGTCCAGGGCAAAGGCCACGGCCCGTCCGCCGGCGTTGAGCGCCGCCGCCATTCCTTTAAGCACTATTGAGCGAGAGCTCATGGCGTCTTCCATACGATTCCTCCTGCAGATGCGATTGGATGGTCACAAGGCGGATCATGCAGCAGGCCTGTCCGCCGGATTCACTGCAAGCAATGCAGCTGAGCAAGTCTCAAATTCCACAATAATCCGGCCAAGCGCGTCCCGTTCGCCGACTGCCTCGTCGCGCAGCTGCGCCAGACGTTTTAAAAGTGCGCCCCCCTGGTCAAGCACAAGGGCATTGCAGCGGGCTTTCTCCTCCTGGGCCTGGCGTTGCGCCTCAAAGGCCGCCAGGGCCTGTTCGTACCCAGCACCTTGCAAAAGATCCGCCAGACGCTGGTCCAGGGTTGCCTGCCGCTGCCGCGCGGCCAGGGCCTCGGCCTCGCGCACGGCCAAGGCGGCATCCAGGGCGTCCAGGCCGCCGTCCAGGCCGGCCTGGGCGTCCCGGGCTTCGTCGCGCTGGCCGGCAAACTGCGCGGATGCGTTTTGCGCCGCCAAAATTTCCTGCTCAAGCGCCTCGGCCGACCGGTCATCGGGCACATCCCCGAGGGCCAGGGTCTCTTCGGCCAATTCCTGTCGCCGCAAAGCCAGCCGGTCCTTCTCCTGCCCCAGCGCGTCCCACTGGGCGGCCAGAGCGGCCAGACTGCGGTCAATGCGGTCGATGTCCTCGCGCATGTCACTCATATAGACGTCCAGACGCACCTGCATTTCCTGCTGGATGCCCTGCACGACGCCCTGATCGAGTTGGGCCGGCACCAATCCGGCGATGATGTCCCGGGTCGATGCGGCAACCTGGAGCTCGTCCTCCAGCCGGGACGCCTTGGCCTGCAGCGACGCGGCCAACGGCGCGTATTCGCTTTCCCTGCGGCGCAGGTCGTCGAGAAGCGTCTCCTTCTCCCGCAGCAGATCGAGTACTTCGCCGTGCTCCCTCTCCAACCGCGCCGACTCTTCCTCCAAGGCCCGCAGGCCCGCGCCCATCCCGGCCAGGCTTTGGTCCAGGGCCTCCAACTGCGCGGCAAGGGCGGCCTTTTGCTCCCGAATCGCCGTGTTGCGCTCTTCAAGCTGCGCAACTTCAGGCTCCAGGGAGGCCACGTCTCCTAACACCTCGCCGCGGCGCGCCTGGGCCACCTCGATCTGGTCCTTGACGTATTCCAGATCGCGCTGCAGCTGCCAGATCTGCGGCGTATACAAAGCCCCGTCGTTTCGCGCCTGCAACTGCGTCCCGACATCTTCCAGGATATGGCGAAATCGCTGCCCGACCTCCGGGCGCTGCGTCCACTGCTTTTTCATCCGACATTCTCCTGGGCGGGGCAGGGCCGCGTGCGCGCGGCCTTTAGCGCAAAAATTGTCCGACTGCGGCGATACGAACGACCTGCGCCTGGGCGGCGGCGCGCTGGCCGTCAAGGACAAGCAACTCCTGCGCCGCGGCTTCGAGCCCGGCCTCCAGGGCCCCAACCTCGGACTCGCTAGCCGTTAGCGCCGCTTGCGCCGCCTGCGCTGCGTCCTGGGCCCGCTGGCACACGGCCAGGCGTTGGGCCTGGGCGTCTGCCGCGGCAACGGAAGCGGTAAGCTCCGCTTCAAGAACCACAAGGCAGGCCTGCCTGGCGTCGCGCTCTGCCTGCCCATGGCGCAGGGCCGCCTGGCTCTCTTCACTTTCCATGCGCAGCCGGTCGCGATCCGCCTGGGCCTTCGCAAGTTCGGCCAGGAGATCAAATATGCGCCTTTTCCCGGCGACTTCCGCGGCCAAGGCGGCAACTTCCTGGCGCGCCCCCTCCAACGCGGCGTTGCCTTGGACCACCTCGCCCTGGATTGCGTCGCGCTGGGTGATCATATCCCGGTAGCGCATGGCGACGTCGTTGAGTTCCGCCTCAATGCGTTCCCCATCCAGGGAGGCGCGGGTCAGGCGCTGGGCGATTTCACTGACCAGTTGGAGCTTGCTCTCCTCCAGCGCCGCCAGACGATCCTGTTGCTCCTCGACCTCCCGCTTGAGCGCTTCCAGGCGCTTTGCCTGGGCATCCGCCTTGGGCGCAATCTCGGCCAGCCGTCGGTCAAGGGTCTGCCTGTCGGCGCGCAGACCGCGCACCAGCTCCTGCACGCGCCGATAGGCCTGCTTTTGCGGTTCCAGCCGCGTCTCGGCCCCAGCCAGACTGAGGCGCAGCCGGTACAGTTCGTTTTGGAGCAGCTGGAACTCCCGCTTGGCCACCACGCGCCTGATGCTCAGCTGCTGCAACAACTCATTGGCAACGCCGTGCTCCCGCGTCAGATGCTCCAGGCGTTCCTGCTCCTGCCCCAGCCGGGCCAGCAGGGCGTTGTACCGCTGGACCGGACTTTCGGCTTCAGGGGAAGACGCGCCGCTCCTGGATTCGCTATCAGGCATTGTTGGCGATCCTCTCCCAATGCTCCTGCATCCTGGCGAGCTTGGCTTCGGCTTCGGCCTTTTCCGCAATCGCCTTGTCCCGGGCCTGGGCAGCTTCCAGGAGTTCACTTTCCAGTCGGGCCATGCTGCGCGCCATGTCGTCGTAAAGGCGTTTGGAATCCTTTTCGAACTGCTGCTTCTCCCGAATCGCGGCCTGGGCCTGGGCCACGGCTTTCTCCGCCGTATTCTGGGCGCGATCGTACTGCAAAAGGGCTGCGTCGCGTGCCTCAAAGGCTTGGCGGCATCGCTCCTCGGCTTCGGCCAGGAGGCGGTCGCCCTGGGCCTGGGACTCGGCCAGGGCGGCGGCCAGGCGGTCGCGCTCGGCAGCAGCAGCCCCCGCCTGCTCCCGCAAGGCCTCCAGTTCCGCGCCCTGGGCCGCGAGATCGGCCAAGGCCCGGGCGGCGGCGGCCTCGGCCGCGTTTCGCGCCTGCCCCGCCTCCTCCTTCTCCCGCAGAGCAGCCTGGGCGGCTTCTTCCAGGGCGGCGAGGCGGTCGCGCTGCGCGTCGCGCTCCAGTTCGGACTGCAGCAGCTGGCCTTCCAGGGTTTCCATAATGGCGGCCCGCACGTCCCGGGCCTGGGCGGCGAGGTCTGCTTCACCTGGTGCGGCGGTGCCTGCGGCGGCGGCTGCCGTTGCGGCCACGGTGCGAAGACCTTCCAAGGCCCGGGCCACGTCTGCCGGCGTTGCGCCCCGCAGACGCTGCCAGGCCAACGCCCCTTCGATTTCCGGGACGGCGTAGGCGGCAATGACAGCCTCGCAAGGGCCTGTCCCGGCCGACTCCCGGGCCTGGTCCAGGCCGGAAACGACCTCGACGGCGAAAAACCGGCCAAGCAGGCCCGTCAGGCGCTCCTGCACCGCCGGCTCGGCCTCCAGCACGAGGAGTCTGTCCTTAATCTTGGCCATGCCCGCCTCGCTCCCCGCCCAGGGGGACCGCACGCTGCGCAAACGCTTCCATATACTGCCCCCTTCCCTGCCCAATTAGTCCGCAACGTTACCGCCCGCAAAGCGCAGGTGCAACGCCGGCGCAAGGCGCTTGCCGCATCTCCGTAAAACTCCGAAGGCCATTTCGAAGACGCCTTTTTCCTTGCGGACCAGAGGCGCTTTCCGCCTCCGCCCGCCGGGAGATGATCTCAGGCCGGCTGCGCACTGGCCTCGGATCGCGGATACAATCGGGCTTCGCGTTCCTGCTTGGCCTGGGACAATTCCGCATCGGCCTTGTCGAATTCGACGAACAGCTGGCTTAGATCCTCGTCGCTGAAGAGTTCGTTATGCGGATGGCGTCGCCGCAGGCTGACCGTGCGCTGGCCGATGCGGGCATAGGATTTCGTGCGATCCTTTTCCAGACAGTGAATGCGGTAGGTCAGCGAAATTCCCTTGGTGGAATTTTTCAGCCAGCCCAAAAACTCTTCAACGGTCTCGACAAAGCGATCACCGGCATGTTCCAGTTTGTAGCGGGTATTTTCTTCCATGGCGTCCTCCGCGCATTGTCGTCTAACGGCGTTGTCCCGCCTGCGACAGGTAGGTTGTCTTAATCCTTTCGCAGCTCGTCCCAATAATCCGAAGGCATATCCTTGCAAAGCAGAAGTCCGCCGTTGGCTCCGGCGTATAGCGGCTCTTCCACCCGGCTCACCTTGCCATACCCCAGATGCTCCTGCATGTAGGCTTCAATCAGCCGGGCCATGCCGCCGATCTGGCTGCCGCCGCCGGCCAGCACGACGTTTTGCTTGAGGGAATCCTGGAATTCCGGATCAAAGGAGGCGACCAGCGACCGGATGCCGCCCACGATGTCCGGAATGATAGACCGGCAGGCCTCGTGCAGCGCATCGGTGACGTCCACCGACGTAGGCTTGCCCTTTATGGGCAGCAGGGCCATCACCCGTTCCCCTTTCTCGGAAATGGTGGCGTTTTCCTCTTTGACCCGTTTGACCATGTTGAGTGTGACGTCGACTTCGGCATGCTGGGTCTTGATCAGGTCCAGCAGCACCTCGTCGATATGGTCGCCGGCCTTGGTCAGGGTGATCTGGTCCGCTTCGGTGGGGATGACCCCCGACATGCGGCACAGGTCCACGGTGCCGGCCCCGA is from Solidesulfovibrio magneticus RS-1 and encodes:
- a CDS encoding STAS domain-containing protein, producing MSVKVSFQETDAGQKVLTIALSGRFDIYTYEDFGKSYKDNLEPGVKIVLDMSGLEYLDSSALGMLLMMRERAGGASADITIVMCSPEVAKILSTVKFDKLFHMAS
- the mamK gene encoding MamK family actin-like protein, with amino-acid sequence MSGSNVLNIGIDLGTSRSVIACDNGVRTFISSIVGYPKDAISKKLLGKDVVFGEEAAKNRLALEMRRPFEKGMLKFSNLQDLSSAEFERYKGVARDLLHHLVGLVRKESPQAQVVRAVIGAPALASTQNKKTLIEITKGILDDVMITSEPFAVAYGLGILNNALIVDIGAGTVDLCRMSGVIPTEADQITLTKAGDHIDEVLLDLIKTQHAEVDVTLNMVKRVKEENATISEKGERVMALLPIKGKPTSVDVTDALHEACRSIIPDIVGGIRSLVASFDPEFQDSLKQNVVLAGGGSQIGGMARLIEAYMQEHLGYGKVSRVEEPLYAGANGGLLLCKDMPSDYWDELRKD
- a CDS encoding HEAT repeat domain-containing protein, translated to MEDAMSSRSIVLKGMAAALNAGGRAVAFALDKTSGAVEGVCSVAGKLGELPGLGRKAAASGAGLFSRGKAREYDKQIREYEKQIKLRYVAIGKQSVHGQDPESTLEKESIQKLIADIREYEAEIERLKSQKNEASTSPRKARPQAERPAAAKAGAGRIEKTTVADLRAVIDRTAKKAVFDSPSQQATFRKIAEDLLDEELEIRMLAAAELGKSGMPAAVVALLAAARLDDPELTTEIINALINLGDARALDLFTEFAAHPAYRVRMACLRGLYKLGDEDTAAPMLIAALRDEHPEVRRTGVTFLGWKDYPDAVPALVQCLRDEDDSVRKGAVSALANLNDPNAVLPLIKLLGDNVLEIREKALEAVRGISGEDLAFDVTASGTTLEAAINETLNWWQRQRSGPDAAMARDAVQPDAGSSDAPEAAAQPEQEPAATVAAAAEEVEPAPFDTTIFGSPEMAQEKAPEQDADAAEPSLGMRYKWS